Proteins encoded by one window of Sorex araneus isolate mSorAra2 chromosome 3, mSorAra2.pri, whole genome shotgun sequence:
- the LOC101551832 gene encoding olfactory receptor 10G2-like: protein MGNTTNTSLDTTVTEFILLGFAHPAKLRIFLFLVFFMIYILTQLGNFFILLAVWVDPKLHARPMYILLGVVSLLDMSMSSVFVPRLIRSFTPASKVISFGACVTQIYATNSLGSTQCFIFTLMAYDRYLAICQPLRYPILMNRRLCIILVGVAWVVGFIHGSIQTTMTFSLPYCGPNEVDHYYCDIPAVLKLACADISANVLVATIEIGSVIAACFVLILLSYVNIVYAILKIQNASGRRKAFSTCGSHLTVVTFFYVPGIYIYIRPGSQTPVDVAVSVFFTVVTPLLNPIIYTLRNQDVKSALKGIIVPRKSSEK, encoded by the coding sequence ATGGGAAACACCACAAACACCTCCCTGGACACCACGGTGACAGAATTTATTCTCCTGGGCTTTGCTCATCCTGCTAAACTGAGGATTTTCCTCTTTCTGGTCTTCTTCATGATTTATATTCTGACTCAGCTGGGGAACTTCTTCATTCTGCTTGCGGTGTGGGTTGACCCAAAGCTCCATGCACGACCCATGTACATTCTTCTGGGTGTGGTCTCACTATTGGACATGAGCATGTCCTCAGTTTTTGTACCTCGACTTATTCGCAGCTTCACTCCTGCAAGCAAAGTGATCTCCTTTGGTGCTTGTGTGACTCAGATTTATGCTACTAATAGTCTGGGCAGTACTCAGTGTTTCATCTTCACGTTGATGGCTTACGACAGGTACCTGGCTATATGTCAGCCACTGCGCTATCCTATACTCATGAACAGGAGGTTATGCATTATACTTGTCGGTGTGGCTTGGGTGGTTGGCTTCATCCATGGGTCTATCCAGACCACAATGACTTTCTCCCTGCCCTACTGTGGGCCCAATGAGGTTGATCACTATTATTGTGACATCCCTGCAGTTTTGAAACTGGCCTGTGCTGACATATCTGCCAATGTGCTGGTAGCCACTATAGAAATTGGATCTGTGATTGCCGCTTGTTTCGTGTTAATTCTACTCTCCTATGTGAACATAGTTTATGCCATTCTGAAGATTCAGAATGCCAGTGGGAGACGCaaggccttctccacctgtggctcCCACCTCACCGTGGTCACATTCTTCTATGTCCCTggtatttacatttatattaggCCTGGATCCCAAACTCCCGTTGATGTAGCTGTGTCTGTGTTTTTTACTGTTGTCACACCATTACTGAACCCAATCatctatacactcaggaatcaggaTGTGAAGTCAGCTCTGAAGGGAATAATAGTTCCTAGAAAGTCAAGTGAAAAATAA